In one Vanessa tameamea isolate UH-Manoa-2023 chromosome 10, ilVanTame1 primary haplotype, whole genome shotgun sequence genomic region, the following are encoded:
- the LOC113391554 gene encoding aldehyde dehydrogenase X, mitochondrial-like isoform X2 has product MVKVDIKYTKLFINNEWVDAVSKKTFPTINPQDETVITQVAEGDKADVDIAVEAAVKAFHRYSEWRLLDASQRGRMLHKLADLIERDVKYLGELETLDCGKPVSQATNEAAWSTQIIRYYAGKADKILGSTIPADGEVLSMTLKEPVGVCGQILPWNYPIPMFVWKIAPALAAGCTIVIKPAEQTPLTALALAALIKEAGFPPGVVNVITGYGPTAGAALTNNPKVDKMAFTGSTEVGRIIMSGASAVNLKRVTLELGGKSPLVIFNDADVEKAAQIAHRAAFANAGQCCVAGTRTYVQSGIYDAFVAKAAEIAKNRTVGNPYEDVQQGPQIDQDMFTKVMGYIHAGKKEGARCIAGGDRHGKIGFFIQPTVFADVKDDMTIAREEIFGPVQSILKFETFDEVIDRANNSNYGLGSGVITNDITTAMSFVKHIRTGTVWVNTYEHVAPQTPFGGFKESGIGRELGEEGIQQYLENKTVTINLPKKFGM; this is encoded by the exons TTGTTCATCAACAACGAATGGGTGGATGCCGTCAGCAAGAAAACGTTTCCTACCATCAATCCCCAAGATGAGACCGTCATCACACAAGTCGCTGAAGGAGATAAG GCTGATGTAGACATCGCAGTAGAAGCTGCTGTGAAGGCATTCCACCGTTATTCCGAATGGAGGCTACTCGATGCTTCTCAACGTGGCCGAATGCTCCACAAGTTGGCAGATCTTATAGAAAGAGATGTCAAGTACTTGGGAGAACTCGAGACTTTAGATTGCGGCAAACCAGTTTCGCAAGCGACAAATGAAGCTGCTTGGTCAACTCAAATCATCAGATATTATGCCGGAAAAGCTGACAAAATCTTGGGGAGCACTATCCCTGCAG ATGGCGAAGTTCTATCCATGACCTTAAAGGAACCAGTCGGCGTTTGTGGTCAAATCCTGCCATGGAACTACCCCATTCCCATGTTTGTTTGGAAAATCGCACCTGCGCTGGCAGCTG gaTGTACGATTGTCATCAAGCCGGCTGAGCAAACTCCTCTCACTGCACTGGCTTTAGCTGCATTAATCAAAGAGGCCGGATTCCCTCCAGGAGTGGTCAATGTTATTACTGGATATGGACCCACTGCTGGTGCGGCGCTCACCAACAACCCTAAAGTCGACAAAATGGCCTTTACGGGATCAACTGAA gttgGGCGCATTATCATGAGTGGTGCCTCTGCTGTAAATCTAAAACGCGTCACTCTAGAACTGGGTGGAAAAAGTCCTTTGGTTATTTTCAACGATGCTGATG TGGAAAAAGCAGCACAAATCGCTCACCGAGCTGCCTTCGCAAACGCTGGCCAATGCTGCGTTGCTGGCACTAGGACTTATGTCCAGTCTGGTATCTATGACGCTTTTGTAGCCAAAGCCGCTGAAATTGCTAAAAACAGAACTGTTGGCAATCCCTACGAAGACGTTCAACAGGGACCACag ATTGACCAAGACATGTTCACAAAAGTCATGGGTTACATCCACGCGGGCAAGAAAGAAGGTGCTCGTTGCATTGCTGGTGGAGACCGACATGGAAAAATTGGTTTCTTTATCCAACCCACCGTGTTTGCTGATGTTAAGGATGACATGACAATTGCCAGAGAAGAG ATCTTCGGACCCGTGCAGAGTATTCTCAAGTTCGAAACATTCGACGAAGTAATCGACCGGGCGAACAACTCCAACTATGGTCTCGGATCCGGTGTCATTACTAACGACATCACAACCGCAATGTCATTCGTTAAACATATACGTACAGGAACTGTGTG ggTAAACACATACGAGCATGTCGCACCCCAAACTCCATTCGGAGGATTTAAGGAATCTGGTATTGGCCGTGAATT ggGCGAGGAAGGCATCCAGCAATATTTAGAGAACAAGACTGTTACAATCAACCTGCCAAAGAAATTcggaatgtaa